In Rhineura floridana isolate rRhiFlo1 chromosome 12, rRhiFlo1.hap2, whole genome shotgun sequence, a single window of DNA contains:
- the TSR1 gene encoding pre-rRNA-processing protein TSR1 homolog, producing MPRVYGTMRSCGSNPRGLSFSWSRKYNERHFLSSFREERVAMAREAGGGGGFHRAGALKQQNKPHKGGRHRGKNARKEGGRVPAKTLSRQQHHNLAKLDRRHRAWQLRRQRKEVVLEEKRNLGRKGGPPHLVVVVPLHAGVAIQGTLSLFQSSEASVVCQTEMGPPGFALLCPRSKVRWHFVVADAGNLHVVLDLAKVADTLLFVLDPYEGWDATGDYCLSCIFAQGLPSYGLAVQGLSDQPLKKQIDCRKKLCKAIEKRFPEARLFPLNTERESALLLQHLASQKQRHLAFRDRRAHLLATVAEFVPNSDCALVGTLKVTGYVRGQNLNVNSLVHIVGHGDFQMSQVDASPELFALNLRAANRPSKSMEDQGDLISRGEQMEEDVKVLSKADASKQESLQLEAVPDPMDGEQTWPTEEELKEAEESLKQSKKVAKRVPKGTSAYQAAWILDGSNEWEDGSEEEDEEDNFMDEAISQDGSSSSEQEEEEEVATEVDEGEAMTLLETLQDDDKMEDGEAVLEKYRQERQEEMFPDEVDTPRDVPAWIRFQKYRGLKSFRTSPWDPKENLPSDYARIFQFRDFSRTRKHVFRQLEREESNGVEAGCYVTLHVCSVPVSAMESFRQQQVPLVLFTLLPYEQKMSVLNLLVRRHPGYSEPVCSKEEVIVHCGFRRFRASPLYSQHSSADKHKLEQFLRADTATVATIYAPITFPPASVLLFTQRDNGVHSLLATGSLLSVDPDRLVIKRLVLSGHPSKILSKLAVVRYMFFNREDVLWFKPVELRTKWGRRGHIKEPLGTHGHMKCQFDGQLKSQDTVLMALYKRVFPRWTYDPHVPEPLRSSENSLPCPEEEMG from the exons GTCGGGTCCCTGCCAAGACACTCAGTCGGCAGCAGCACCATAACTTGGCCAAATTGGACCGCAGACACCGGGCCTGGCAGCTCCGCCGGCAGCGCAAGGAGGTG GTGTTGGAAGAAAAGCGGAACTTGGGTCGCAAGGGTGGACCACCacacctggtggtggtggtgccgcTGCATGCTGGCGTGGCTATCCAGGGAACTTTGAGCCTGTTTCAGAGCAGTGAGGCTTCCGTTGTGTGCCAAACTGAGATGGGCCCACCAGGTTTTGCCTTGCTGTGCCCCCGATCCAAGGTGCGATGGCATTTTGTGGTGGCTGATGCAG GGAACCTTCACGTTGTGCTGGACCTTGCCAAGGTTGCTGATACCCTCCTTTTTGTGTTGGATCCTTACGAAGGCTGGGATGCCACTGGAGACTACTGCCTCTCCTGCATCTTTGCACAGGGCCTTCCCAGCTATG GCCTTGCTGTTCAAGGTCTTTCTGACCAGCCACTAAAGAAGCAAATAGACTGCCGGAAAAAGCTGTGCAAAGCCATTGAGAAGAGATTTCCTGAGGCCAGGCTCTTTCCCCTCAACACAGAGCGGGAGTCCGCACTTCTCTTGCAGCACCTTGCCAGCCAGAAGCAGCGGCACCTGGCCTTCCGAGACCGGCGGGCTCACTTGCTGGCCACTGTTGCTGAATTTGTGCCTAACTCAGACTGTGCCTTGGTGGGGACTTTGAAGGTGACTGGCTACGTGAGGGGGCAGAACCTGAACGTGAACAGCTTGGTGCATATTGTGGGACATGGGGACTTTCAGATGAGCCAGGTGGATGCCTCTCCAGAGCTCTTTGCACTGAACCTCAGAGCTGCAAATAGACCTTCAAAGAGCATGGAGGACCAG GGCGACCTTATCAGTAGAGGAGAGCAAATGGAGGAAGACGTGAAGGTCCTAAGCAAGGCCGATGCCAGCAAGCAGGAATCTCTGCAGTTGGAAGCGGTGCCCGATCCCATGGATGGAGAGCAGACATGGCCCACAGAAGAGGAGCTGAAGGAGGCAGAGG AATCCCTCAAGCAGAGCAAGAAAGTAGCCAAGAGGGTCCCCAAAGGTACATCTGCCTACCAGGCTGCCTGGATCCTGGATGGCAGCAACGAATGGGAGGACGGCAGTGAGGAGGAAGATGAGGAAGATAATTTTATGGATGAGGCCATTTCCCAG gatggcagcagcagcagcgagcaggaggaggaggaagaggttgcCACAGAGGTAGATGAGGGTGAGGCCATGACGCTCCTGGAGACTCTGCAAGACGATGACAAGATGGAGGACGGGGAGGCAGTGCTGGAAAAGTACAGACAGGAGCGACAAGAGGAGATGTTTCCGGATGAGGTGGACACCCCACGGGACGTGCCGGCCTGGATCCG GTTCCAAAAGTACAGAGGACTGAAAAGCTTCCGGACATCTCCCTGGGACCCCAAAGAGAACCTGCCCAGCGATTATGCCCGGATCTTCCAGTTCCGAGACTTCTCCCGGACAAGGAAGCACGTCTTCCGGCagctggagagggaggagagcaaCGGAGTGGAG GCCGGCTGTTACGTTACGCTGCACGTTTGTAGCGTCCCTGTCTCTGCCATGGAGAGTTTCCGGCAGCAGCAGGTGCCTCTGGTGCTCTTCACCCTGCTTCCCTATGAACAAAAG ATGTCTGTGCTCAACCTCCTGGTGAGACGCCACCCGGGTTACAGCGAGCCTGTCTGCTCCAAGGAGGAGGTGATCGTCCACTGTGGCTTCCGCCGCTTCCGGGCCTCCCCGCTCTACTCCCAGCACAGTTCAG ctGACAAGCACAAGCTGGAGCAGTTCCTGCGGGCCGACACTGCCACAGTGGCCACCATCTACGCCCCCATCACTTTCCCACCTGCTTCCGTGCTGCTGTTCACACAGAGGGACAACG GTGTCCACAGTCTCCTGGCCACAGGCTCCCTGCTCAGTGTCGACCCCGACCGGCTGGTCATCAAGCGGCTGGTGCTCAGTGGCCACCCTTCCAAGATCCTCAGCAAGCTGGCTGTCGTGCGCTACATGTTCTTCAACAGAG AGGACGTGTTGTGGTTTAAGCCCGTGGAGCTGCGGACCAAGTGGGGGCGGCGGGGACACATCAAGGAGCCTCTGG GAACCCACGGCCACATGAAGTGCCAGTTTGATGGGCAGCTGAAGTCCCAGGACACGGTGCTCATGGCTCTGTACAAGAGAGTCTTTCCACGGTGGACATATGATCCCCACGTGCCAGAGCCACTCAGGAGCAGCGAGAACTCCCTGCCTTGCCCGGAGGAGGAAATGGGCTAG